ATAAGCTACGAACGTCTTGATTTGAAATTGACCGTACCTTACACCATCGCCTATGAAACGATAGCTAAGACCACTAATTTCATTCTCAAAATAGAAACCGATGGCAAATGGGTCGGTTTTGGCTGTGCAGCCCCTGATAAGGTCGTTACCGGAGAATCGCCCGAGGAAGTGGAGGAAGTAATAAAAAATGAAATTACTTCTTATCTCATTGGCAAGGACCCTTTCACCTATGCGCTTTTGTTAATGGATTTAAAGCACATTCTGGGTAAAAAATCTTCTTCTTTGGCCATGGTAGATTTGGCTTTGTTCGATTTAATCTCCAAAAAAGCGGAAGTTCCCCTTTACAAATTTTTAGGTGGGTTCAAGCAAAGTATAGCCACAAGTATAACTATAGGTATTTTAAGTTTAGAGGAAACCTTGAAGCATGCCAAGGAATATGTTGAACAAGGCTTCACTATTTTAAAGATTAAAGGCGGTAGTCATCTGGAGGAGGATATAGAGAAGATGAAAAAGTTGCATGAAATATATCCAGAGGTTACATGGCGTTTTGATGGTAATCAGGGCTATTCCGTTAAAGATTCCATTGCGTTCGTTAAGGCCACTGCTGCCATTGGCATTGAAATCTTTGAACAACCAACTAAAATCGAATCTGAAGAGCGTTTGGGACAAGTTACCAATGAGGTGGCCATTCCTGTAATGGCGGATGAGAGCCTTAAGACCTTGACCGATGCTTTCCGATTGGCCCAAAACGAGCGGGTGGACATGATCAATATTAAATTACAAAAAGTTGGAGGTATTATGGTAGGAATGCATATTAACTCCGTGGCAAAATCGGCCGGTTTGGAGACTATGGTAGGCTGTATTGATGAATGCGGCTTGGGTATTGCCGCGGGACTTCACTTTGCGTTGTCCCGGCCCAACATCGTTTATGCGGATTTAGACGGCCATTTGGAATTGATTGATGACCCCTATAAAGATATTTTCAATCTAAAAAATGGAGTTTTATATCCTTCGGAGAAGTATGGGCTCGGTGTTAATTGAAATGTCTCCGCTAACTATCAATCTCTTCAATTAAATTAGCCACCAATGCTGTCCAACCGGTTTGGTGGGACGCGCCTAGGCCACGGCCATTTTCCCCATGAAAATATTCGTAGAAAAGAATATGGTCTTTGAAGTTTTTGTCCTTATAAATATGGTGGTAGAGCTCGTTATAGGGTCTATTGCCATTCTCATCCTGTTGAAAAATCTTAATGAGCCGCTTGCTCAATTCCGTGCTAATCTCCTTTAAATTTAATTTTTCCGTACTTCCAGTAGGATATGCAAATTGCAGTTCGTCCCCGCAGTAACTGTAATACTCCCGTAAGGCTTGAATGAACAAATAGTTCATGGGCATCCAGACAGGACCTCTCCAATTGGAGTTTCCACCAAATAACGATACCGTAGATTCTGCAGGTTCGTAGTCAATCGAATAATTAACACCTTCAATCTCTATTTCATAGGGCTTTTCATGGATTTTAGATAAGGACCGAATACCATGGGGACTCAAAAATTCATTCTCGTCCAAAAGGCTTTTCACCAATAATTCAACCCGGTCTCTTGGTACAAGGGATAGCAATAAATCCTCACCCTCGGCAAATTCTTGTATGACCGCATATTTTAAATTTTTCATACGGTATTTTTTAAACCAAACTACACTGGCTTTGAACTTGGGTAGCTTTTCCAGTATATCTTTTTTTATGGTGAGGACAGCGGCTAAGGATAACATACCTGCAATAGACCTTACTTTTATAGTGCCAGAGTTACCATTTGGTAAAATAAGACGATCATAAAAGAAGCCTTCCTCATCATCCCAGGTACCCCCGTGGTTGGCATCCATCTTGTTCAAAGCTTCGGCGATAAAAATAAAGTGACCAAAATATTTAGTAGCCATTTCTTCGTAGGCATCGTCCTCCATGGCTATTTCCAGACTCATTTCAAGCATGTTCAGACAATAAAGGGCCATCCACGCCGTACCGTCTACCTGTTCTAAAGTACCGCCACCGGGAACGCCATGGCTACGGTCAAATACCCCAATGTTGTCCAAGCCAAGAAATCCACCTTGGAAGACATTGTTATTGTTGTTATCCAAACGGTTAACCCACCATGTAAAGTTTAGGGCCAACTTGTTGAACATTCGCTTTAGAAAGTTAACATCGCCTACTCCGGATTTTTTCTTGTCTACCTTGTAAATGCGTAGCGCGGACCAAGCCTGAACCGGCGGGTTAACATCGCTGAAATTCCATTCATAAGCTGGAATTTGACCATTGGGCGCCATATACCATTCTTTGGTGAACAGCAATAGCTGTTCTTTGGCGAACTGCGGGTCGATAAGTGCAAAAGAAGTACAGTGAAAGGCAGAATCCCAAGCAGCGTACCAAGGATATTCCCAGGCATCCGGCATAGAGAGCACGTCGTGGTTCCTTAAGGTTTTCCATCCGCTGTTCCTTCCGGATAATCGCTCAACTGGGGGTTGGGAATTTTTTGAATCTCCTTTGAGCCACTGTTCTACCTCGTAATTATAGTATTGTTTGGTCCACAATAGCCCTGCGAACGCCTGCCTGAGAATAGCTTTCTTGTCCACTGAGGCTTTTGGGGCCATGGTATCATAAAAGGATTGGGACTCCTCCTGCCGCTTGTTAAATATGCGGTCATAATTTTTATCAAAGGGATTTTTTAAAGTTTTTTCAGATAGTCGAAGTTTAATGGAGATGGAAGCTCCTCCCTTGATTTCTAATTGATATAAAGGGGAAAATTTGGTTCCTTGCTTGTTTTTCGTAGCCAGCTTGTAATCATTATTACAAACGGCGTTATGGAAAAGATCTTTTCTGAAGGGGTGACTATTCTTGTCCTGATAGACTTTTTCCCTGTTGGTTTCATTTTCGGTAAATAAAAGTTTATCGGCATCGTCAAAATAAAGTTGATAATTGCCTACATACGGATGTTCAATTGCAACGTAGGGCGACTTCGCTTGAATACGCTTTTGGATTTTAGGCTTTGTTGACATTTCCTTAAACGTCCAATGGTTTCGTATGGTCAAAGTAGGGAGTAAGTGTAAAGCGGCGCTTTCGCTATTCCTGTTTACCACCGTAATTTTTATAAGGATATCCGTTGCTTCGGCCTTTGCATATTCCGTGTAAACGTCAAAATATTCACTGTTGTCGAACAGACCCGTATCCAGAAGCTCATATTCAAGTTCATTACGTCCCCTTTTTTGATTTTCCGTTACCAATTCATTGTACGGATATTCATTTTGGGGATACTTGTACAAATGTTTCATATAGGAATGGGAAGGTGTGTTTTCCAGATAATAGTACAGTTCTTTT
This sequence is a window from Maribacter aestuarii. Protein-coding genes within it:
- a CDS encoding mandelate racemase/muconate lactonizing enzyme family protein, whose protein sequence is MRITKISYERLDLKLTVPYTIAYETIAKTTNFILKIETDGKWVGFGCAAPDKVVTGESPEEVEEVIKNEITSYLIGKDPFTYALLLMDLKHILGKKSSSLAMVDLALFDLISKKAEVPLYKFLGGFKQSIATSITIGILSLEETLKHAKEYVEQGFTILKIKGGSHLEEDIEKMKKLHEIYPEVTWRFDGNQGYSVKDSIAFVKATAAIGIEIFEQPTKIESEERLGQVTNEVAIPVMADESLKTLTDAFRLAQNERVDMINIKLQKVGGIMVGMHINSVAKSAGLETMVGCIDECGLGIAAGLHFALSRPNIVYADLDGHLELIDDPYKDIFNLKNGVLYPSEKYGLGVN
- a CDS encoding MGH1-like glycoside hydrolase domain-containing protein, translated to MKNAEETRLQEQLSEKKDWLKWGPYLSERQWGTVREDYSAHGDAWNYFPHEHARSRTYRWGEDGIAGFSDRYCNVCFGIGLWNGKDPILKERLFGLTGPQGNHGEDVKELYYYLENTPSHSYMKHLYKYPQNEYPYNELVTENQKRGRNELEYELLDTGLFDNSEYFDVYTEYAKAEATDILIKITVVNRNSESAALHLLPTLTIRNHWTFKEMSTKPKIQKRIQAKSPYVAIEHPYVGNYQLYFDDADKLLFTENETNREKVYQDKNSHPFRKDLFHNAVCNNDYKLATKNKQGTKFSPLYQLEIKGGASISIKLRLSEKTLKNPFDKNYDRIFNKRQEESQSFYDTMAPKASVDKKAILRQAFAGLLWTKQYYNYEVEQWLKGDSKNSQPPVERLSGRNSGWKTLRNHDVLSMPDAWEYPWYAAWDSAFHCTSFALIDPQFAKEQLLLFTKEWYMAPNGQIPAYEWNFSDVNPPVQAWSALRIYKVDKKKSGVGDVNFLKRMFNKLALNFTWWVNRLDNNNNNVFQGGFLGLDNIGVFDRSHGVPGGGTLEQVDGTAWMALYCLNMLEMSLEIAMEDDAYEEMATKYFGHFIFIAEALNKMDANHGGTWDDEEGFFYDRLILPNGNSGTIKVRSIAGMLSLAAVLTIKKDILEKLPKFKASVVWFKKYRMKNLKYAVIQEFAEGEDLLLSLVPRDRVELLVKSLLDENEFLSPHGIRSLSKIHEKPYEIEIEGVNYSIDYEPAESTVSLFGGNSNWRGPVWMPMNYLFIQALREYYSYCGDELQFAYPTGSTEKLNLKEISTELSKRLIKIFQQDENGNRPYNELYHHIYKDKNFKDHILFYEYFHGENGRGLGASHQTGWTALVANLIEEIDS